Proteins co-encoded in one Candidatus Kapaibacterium sp. genomic window:
- a CDS encoding Signal peptidase-like protein: MSFLPLHDVLITPSQPTSTAADAIAPELWERQSACSTCTHQSPTQPPLRAEPDQPSPVVEVEFKGHRKLLCANPRQLRLQLRELVLVTVPTGTDAGYVSALGNLALRKQRLFYANAEPTNSILRKATETDQAQYERNRQEELQILQEARRLARTLPELEQMKLTDAEWQWDRRRLTLYFTAPERVDFRKYVRLLTQRFRTRIELRQIQPREETRRLGGLGPCGRELCCSTFLRECRPVPLTAVRTQLLPFNLPRLSGLCGRLKCCLLYELSFYREALQHYPPLNATVHTEAGPAKIVKLDIFREQLQLQLIETGTFLTLSLAQITDLWRQGKVELSTAPEPSSPSEGESLPPEEELA; this comes from the coding sequence ATGTCGTTCCTGCCGCTGCATGACGTGCTGATCACTCCATCCCAGCCCACCTCAACGGCTGCCGACGCCATAGCCCCCGAGCTTTGGGAGCGCCAGAGTGCCTGCTCTACCTGTACGCACCAAAGCCCCACGCAGCCACCATTGCGTGCAGAACCCGATCAACCATCGCCAGTAGTGGAGGTAGAGTTCAAAGGCCACCGCAAGCTACTGTGTGCAAACCCCCGCCAGCTCCGCCTCCAACTCAGAGAGCTCGTCCTCGTAACAGTTCCGACAGGGACTGATGCCGGATACGTCAGTGCTCTCGGTAACCTTGCCCTGCGGAAGCAACGCCTCTTCTACGCCAACGCTGAACCGACCAACAGCATCCTGCGGAAGGCTACGGAAACCGACCAGGCACAGTACGAGCGGAACCGCCAAGAGGAACTGCAAATTCTCCAGGAAGCCCGTCGCTTAGCACGAACGCTGCCGGAACTGGAGCAAATGAAGCTGACGGACGCTGAATGGCAGTGGGACCGCCGCCGATTGACTCTCTACTTCACAGCCCCTGAACGTGTGGACTTCCGCAAGTATGTCCGTCTACTCACGCAGCGTTTCCGTACTCGCATAGAGCTACGCCAAATCCAACCACGTGAGGAGACACGCCGTCTCGGGGGGCTTGGACCCTGCGGCCGCGAACTCTGCTGTTCTACGTTCCTCCGAGAATGCCGACCCGTCCCATTAACGGCTGTCCGTACTCAGTTGCTCCCCTTCAACCTGCCGCGCCTCAGCGGCCTATGCGGACGCCTCAAGTGCTGTCTCCTCTACGAGCTCTCCTTCTACCGCGAGGCGCTCCAGCACTATCCTCCGCTGAACGCCACCGTCCACACAGAAGCCGGACCAGCAAAGATCGTCAAACTGGACATCTTCCGAGAGCAGCTCCAGCTGCAACTCATCGAAACAGGAACCTTTCTCACCCTCTCCCTAGCCCAGATTACCGACCTCTGGCGGCAGGGGAAGGTAGAGCTATCAACTGCCCCCGAACCTTCTTCGCCCTCTGAAGGAGAGAGTCTCCCTCCCGAAGAAGAGCTCGCATGA
- a CDS encoding cytochrome P460 family protein, whose product MLRCSKLGILAAVCGVGTVLVLAVAQQNPANTIPYPQGYRSWTHIKTALLHPGHPLYNDFGGIHHIYANPKAAEALQKGATRFPDGSILVFDLLEAPTADNATTEGKRKVLAVMVKNSKRFRETGGWGYAAFAEGDPKRQIVTDMKTACHNCHAGQAHRDYVFSQWRP is encoded by the coding sequence ATGCTACGCTGCTCAAAGCTCGGGATTCTAGCAGCGGTGTGCGGAGTAGGTACTGTCTTAGTACTCGCAGTTGCCCAGCAGAATCCCGCAAACACCATTCCGTATCCACAGGGGTACCGCTCGTGGACGCACATCAAAACCGCTCTCCTCCACCCTGGCCATCCGCTCTATAACGACTTCGGTGGGATCCACCACATCTACGCTAATCCAAAGGCTGCCGAAGCTTTGCAGAAAGGAGCGACGAGGTTCCCTGACGGCTCTATTCTGGTCTTCGATCTCTTGGAAGCTCCAACCGCTGACAATGCCACAACGGAAGGCAAGCGAAAGGTCTTAGCTGTCATGGTCAAGAACTCTAAGCGCTTCCGCGAAACCGGAGGCTGGGGTTATGCAGCCTTTGCTGAAGGAGATCCCAAACGGCAGATTGTTACCGACATGAAGACCGCCTGCCATAACTGCCACGCTGGCCAAGCTCACCGAGACTACGTCTTTAGCCAGTGGCGACCGTAG
- a CDS encoding MarR family winged helix-turn-helix transcriptional regulator, whose product MTLGSKVIAALERLGRVLRSVLLADALGEDISITQAQILLQCYLQPGRLYSVTELAEELDLTQPTISDSVTSLQRKGLLQKLQREDDRRAVAVVLTAKGRATAHRLWQRQVRRFEKVLSHLSANQEVQLLHLLLQTIAAAYAEGVLRSARTCLTCRFLRRLSTEHRERQPAYFCSFLEIPLDIPDLRILCPDHEPREEERVN is encoded by the coding sequence ATGACACTTGGCTCAAAAGTGATTGCTGCTTTAGAACGCCTCGGACGGGTCCTCCGCAGCGTGCTCTTAGCTGATGCCCTAGGTGAAGACATCAGCATAACGCAAGCCCAAATCCTACTGCAATGCTACCTACAGCCAGGCCGGCTCTATAGCGTCACGGAGCTAGCAGAGGAATTAGACTTGACACAGCCAACTATTAGCGACTCCGTGACATCCCTCCAGCGCAAGGGACTGCTGCAGAAACTACAGCGTGAAGATGATCGCCGTGCTGTCGCCGTTGTGCTGACAGCGAAAGGTAGGGCCACTGCCCACCGGCTGTGGCAGCGCCAGGTCCGGCGCTTTGAGAAAGTCCTCTCACACCTCTCCGCTAACCAGGAGGTGCAACTCCTCCACCTATTGCTCCAAACAATCGCTGCCGCCTATGCAGAGGGAGTCCTCCGGAGCGCCCGGACGTGTCTGACTTGCCGCTTCCTCCGAAGGCTATCCACCGAACACCGAGAACGGCAACCAGCTTACTTCTGTAGCTTCCTGGAGATACCACTGGATATCCCGGACCTTCGGATTCTCTGCCCCGATCACGAACCGCGAGAGGAAGAGCGCGTGAATTAA